Sequence from the Ziziphus jujuba cultivar Dongzao chromosome 9, ASM3175591v1 genome:
TGAATTTGCGATGGAATGGGTTCTTTGCGGCCATCATCGAAACTGATATTTAATGTACTTTTAGTTTTGTACATGAAAGTGACTGCCATGTGTGTTTCCGACTTGAATAGGTTTCTTTGTGGCTTAGCTTTTCGTAGGACCATCTTCTTAATAACTTGATAAGAAAAATGAGCGAAAAGAGAATGGAGGgtgaaaattaatattagagGGTCCGATAAACATATATgttcttttgtttaaaattaaatcGAAAATGattttgcttcatatatatCCCTTCTTCTCCATTTTATTCCTCCCTGCCTCCTTATCGTGCCAGTTTCattttaaagagaaaatattaattaaactcatAATCATTAATATCTAGGAAAAGAAATGCTAAACTATTTAGATCCATCAAATGCTAAAATTTACTTCATTGGATTTTAGCATCTACCTTTATTCCCTTTCATATAAAACCCATCCATCGTATTGCATatgcctttgtttttttctcttttggcatatcttatttaaaaaaagtagAACATATTGTACACTCTAATTTGTTTAACttggaaatttgagatgcaaaggaaaaaatatttatcaaaacaaatatgccacaatatatatatatatatattagagaaaCGAAACTTATCAAATTTGTTCATGGTCTCTAGTTTTAAGAgtaattattcatatatatatatatatattttttttttccttatgattTTGCATAACATgattttaaatacatatatatatatatatataaaatacattcGGTTTTCACCAGCACATAGTagtataaaaagtaaaaaccatTCAACATTCAATATGGACGTTCCCCCTCATAGTTACCAGGGGGATCATAATTACAGATCACAAACATCCAACCGTTACGACACTTGACCCGGGCACACCCTAGGTGTACGGACTTTCTCCAAACCACCTGAGTATAATGCAAGCACTCGTCGCCAACACATGAATTAGTGCGGTAGTCGTAGTTGGGTTTCTCCGTCACCCAAAACTTCACCGCCTCTTCTCCTGTCATCGAACCATAACCTTCCGCCAAGTTCTCTCCGTAAGGTCCACCTGAGTGCTCCATCTCGCAGTTCTCCATCTTCTGGTTCGCGTAGTTTTGGGCATAGGCTGCCACCGTCCAGTTCCAAGTGATCGGACCGACACCGACCTCGGCTCGAGCGGCATTGTGAGCGTCCACGAAATCCTGGTTCGGGTTGCTTCTTGGATAGGAATGGACTTTGGTTAATGATTGTCCCATAAAGCAGCATACCGCTAGGACCAAGTAGAACTTATTGAATCCCATTTTTGTAGTGTAGTGCAATGAAGATGGGACATGGTGTGTGGTGAGTATTTATAGAGAATTGAGAGGTGTAAATAGCTATCTATTGATGGTTTGTTAGATGGAcgtttgtattattattattattattatttttaagttaaaaCCATCTCTAATGGAAAATATggattgtaaaaaataatattgtatagaagtaatataaatattttttaaaaaaattgatacaaaaaTTGACAATGTCTATTGTAAATGTCAAATTAATATGACTTAAATATTGTcaagttaattaaatttttacttcTAAAGGCTCTATTAacattatcatttttctttaaaaataattttttcttaaaaaatgatTGTGttctaaaatatacaaaaatattaaaatatataattaagtaatGGTCATTAATAACcatttgtataatatttttaaattgattacacATTTCTATCATCTAATTTTGAAGCTACATTCTAACATTAGTGATGCTGAaagcatatttaaatattaaataaagaaattaacaaCGTCTAaaacacattttatttattagatttAGTGTCTAGGAAACCAAACATATGTATAAAACTTCTCTCCTGTGAATGCCTTAAACCATTGGCTAGCTACAGTAAAAATTACTTACcagaacaaacaaacaaacaaaaaataaaaataaaaaataaaaaataaaacagaaacaaaaacaaacacgaAAATATCATAATGAACAAAAATGCGACCCTTTATCCAATATTTTGTTACAGGACACAAGCTATGTACGAATCGGTAtttaccaacccaaaaaaaaaaaaaaaaaaaaaaagtgccatGATTATGTACCTTCACTGGATGATTTTTAACGGAGAAAACTGaatattataaatcattttttatcTTGAAAATTATTACAACGAATTGATCACtagaaaatttgataaacatttataattaaataacttTGATGAAGATGAAATTAGCCTCAAATAAAAAGGATCTTATTAAGAATTATATATACTTAGTTTGAAATGGTCGTGCTTTCAAATTAAGTAATTCGGTGGCCGCCGTTTCAAACTTTTACTGATGTaatgttataattaaaaaactCAATCAGAGCCAAAAAGAAAGGTCGGagaatgtgtgtgtgtgagagagagagagagagacagagacagagagggTCACgcataatattcataaaaaaaaaaccaaaaaaaaaagaggtcacGCTTGTAACAGTAGGTCATGTGAATGTATGATATCACCATCCTTCTCCAGTCTCCATAAAAGCCGAAATGCTACAagtcaaaatttataataataataataataatttatttacccAGCATAATAATCGCCTACATAACCGTTTGtgtccatataaaaaaaaaataaaaaaataaaaaaagagtaaataaaaaaccatttgTGTCCAAAAGGATAGTAAATATTGATGTTGCTTGTCtgtcatttatatatttctcgAGTCCCATTTTTTGGCACCGAATTTCTCATCAATACAACTTTCTTCCTAAAACAATggcaaattattatttaaaaaaatcaaaatgatgaCTTTGAATTTCCGCAAAAATAGCgtttctaaaattaaataacgAAATgccaagcaaaataaaaatagaaaaaaaaaaagtgagaaaaaaagggaaaggcATGCATGCATTGAATGTAGACAAAGTGCTCAGGTTGTGCAACTAAAATAACTTCCAAAATGTGGAAGTTTCAGCGTTTTGTGCAGACCAATAACTTAAGGAGAAAGCGATGTTTGGGAAACGGCATCAGCGGCGATTTCTCGTCAGAGAAGTTCTAGTCATAttgcaaaataatttttatacaatcttaacttttttaatttcctaaactatccctttcttttttattaaattctCTTCCTACCCTATTCACTATTGACAACCATTGCCGCAGTCTCGATGTGCTTGATCGGGTACGTGACcattaaaaattttccattcCACTCCACTTATTTCTAGGCCAGATACCCTTTTGAGTTGCTGTATTTTGTAGTTGCTGTACTTTATAGTTGTAAAACCAAAAAGTTTGAgtttagacccaaaaaaaaataaaaatcaatttttttcttttattttgaaataatttctgAAAATCCATTTCGAACAAAAAAGTATGAATTTTTGATTATGTACatataaatttaagatttttttaggaatttttgattatgtacatataaatttaagatttttttagtaacgttttatatttctatgagatgaattttataattaaaataataaatcaaagagaAATTTACCTCTTTGAATCTTGAAACGATGGACTGGAATTGCTTAGAAAGAGCAGAGCATGAGAAAGAACTTGATATATTTTGATATCTATGGAAGGAGAagataaagagaaaaataatttttcaaaatgtaTAAATGGAGAAAACCAAAAAGACAAAGGACTTTTAGTCATTTCACATAAAAATGCAGtgtaaaaatcaattttgataatGTGAAAAGAAGCACTCTTTTCGTAAAGCAAATTGAGCGAAAAACCAGGGATTGATCATTGAGATGTGTTACAAAATGTGGATTTTGTGGACCTATATATGactctctactttttttttttctttttttttattaattttgaacttAGAATATTTTCAGTGAAAGTATGCAATGTAAAAATAGATATACCACATGAGTAATGGTTTTATAATAGtataatgtataaaataaattgaatatctATTTCTAGAGACTTTATTACAAATTATAAGGCTTTTTAAGACTTTATTTGAGAAATATcagtttttatgaaaatttgaaattgtttagaAAAGTTAGGGCCTATTCTACATTGTCTTACGAAATaggttttcattttataaattgaaaaatgatccaaaatatatttggtaacattacttgaaattcaaattttggaaaCCAAAAAAAGGTTGAAAACATTCAACAAACTAcggataaatttagaaaatgtcCAAAACACATCCTACAGTaatgttaaaaattttccagacaaatatataaaagaatatagatttattgattattttaaataaaaaatatttattttatatagttatatatcatatttcatacatatcatatcaaaattataattaccatttctacaaacaaaaattttatttatcatatatatatatatatatatatatcatattcagAACATTTCTAATAATAAATGTGGATTGCTGCTTATATGATGTATAATTGACATTGTATACATCTATGTTGTATAAATgcacatttaatttaaaaattgttatctAATAATAGTGTACATAAAAACTATTTAtgtttattagttaattaaatattttacttgtttatttttatttttatttttttgaaaaaaatggtcttttgaagaaaatatttcttttaagaaaatttgAGAATGTCTAATAGACTTTCGAGAAGTAGAAGGTTATgttactagtttttttttttttttttcttatcacaTCAACTTGGTTGGGTGTTTAGACAAACTTATTAAATAGCTTTTTTAATGCTGcctatttttttaatgtggaaaaaaaatctaacaataGATATAATCATTGAAGATGCTTTTAGTTGTAATGATTTGTCTcgataaaatatccaaaatttgaaattttcaagtGATTTAactaaatttgactttttaagtGGGACCAAGTTTGACTTCTCCTTGGAGATGGATTTTGGTTTTGCTCTTTTGTATTTGCATAGAGTTTGATGATATGAGTTTGCAAACTGGTAGGATGCCTTATTATGAGTTACGGATCAAAAGTTATGATTTCGTAAAGTTTCTTAAGCAGTATAATTTTTACAATGCCCAAAtcagtgatgaaaatatcggtATCGATAGAAATCTCGAGAATaagattttatagaaatatcgatgaaaattatggaaactataaatatttaatttagaatacaaatgtttgataattaatatagtaaaataatgtaaacaaaatacaataattagaatataaggATAATaacataattcataaatattaaaaattattgtcagTAAAGACAATACAAtatttattatcaccaaaatatagaaaatttaacaaataatattaaaatacataaaattatcaaacataattcataatacatcatcaatataaaaaagaactCCTCAATACTTCAAATTGATTTGTTAATATCATATCACAAATCTACAATTTCATGttatagtagcaaaaaaccACTTATTAATATCTTTAGCACAGTTAACTGATTTTAAACTATtttgaaaaactaaatttaaaagatataaaaaaaaaatccaatattttttttaaagccaGTTTATTTTTGACAAGAAAtggaatataatattatgatgGTTAACAAATGGTCAAATAGTATGAATGTGTAAGCAAAATAAAGCACTCTGGTAGGGACaaatacgaaaaaaaaaaaaaaaaaaaacaacacaaccaaagaggaaatttttttttaaaaagaaatggtAAATGAAATGGCCACAGAGAATCTAGAaacatggaaaaataataataaaaataaagaaaataaaagaaaataaaagaaagatgtGGTTATACCAAAAACCACACCTTGTTTTTTTGTCTCTACACTGCTCTTGGTTTCTCTATCTACACTGCTCTTGAGTAGAGCCCGTAACCCCTTGAAGAGGGTTTTCATCAAATCTATCCATCTTTAGATTCAAAGGTTCTTTCTTTATAGTTTCCCTCTCTTgggttttgttttctatttttttttatctcatattttctgttttttggtcATATTTCTAGAAaagttttcatctttttttcaaCTGAATAGGTGAGATTTTGGCTGAGATTGGTTTTTGGGCTTTTTTGGTTTGGGAAAGATTGAAGGAGATGAG
This genomic interval carries:
- the LOC107427126 gene encoding basic form of pathogenesis-related protein 1, with the protein product MGFNKFYLVLAVCCFMGQSLTKVHSYPRSNPNQDFVDAHNAARAEVGVGPITWNWTVAAYAQNYANQKMENCEMEHSGGPYGENLAEGYGSMTGEEAVKFWVTEKPNYDYRTNSCVGDECLHYTQVVWRKSVHLGCARVKCRNGWMFVICNYDPPGNYEGERPY